ttgcatttatgtaaGGAAATTGCATGAGGTCAGCAATTCAGCTGCCCCGGTAGTATTCTCCTGTACCTGACTTTTCACTTTGGCTGAATTTCAGCAACCGAAACAACTTCCAAGATCTGGGAATACCATGGgggtttttcttattttgtattttggtatTCTGTATGCCATTTCTGTATCGGggagaaatgaaaaggtttttaGTGGATGAAGTAGGTAACATGCCATTAATGAGTTCTTAGagtaaaataattactttaaagACATTAGGCACAGAGGTTCTGCATTATCAGCTAATACCCTAAAATATGTTTACTTGCTGGGCTAGCACTTTCCCTGTATATGGCTTGCTTTCTGTTAATGAGCTCATATTCCTTATGGGCAGTAAAATATTCTGTCAGGCTTCAAACGTAAGTGCCTTCAACCTTTCTTGGGAAGGTTATTGTAACCAGGTAATCAAACCCCCACAGTTTCTGTACTTGTCCACATTATTACATCATTGTTCAAACtgtgtagaaaataaaaatagactgTTTCTAGTTTATTTCCTGTTAGAGCAGCGCGATGCAAGTAACTTTTGTTTCTAATTGATGTAGATTAAATAGGGGGTGAACATACAATGCACACAATTGAAAAGTGCATAGGGTTTATACAGGCTTGGGTTTTGCATAACTTCTCCAGTTATGATGTGACTTATTAAATCCTTTGCTTTGTCAGAACGTCAGCATTCCTGGGTTGAAgggttttgccttttccaaaatcttttatttatttactttgccATTTACTCCATGGAAAAACAGCACAAGTTTAAGGAAGCCAAATAAATTCCACTTTACACATACAGAGTAGTAGTCTAAGATGGTATGTAAGGTAAGGACATGTTCTTTTACTGTCTTAGCTCTAATGCTTGTTACAGTAGTTAAGGAAATGATATTAATATAGCAGGCTCAGTTGGATAAAGGCTTAGATTTGATGTGGCCTGCTGTGTGTTACCCAGCCTGAAAGATTTCTGCTTCTGGTCCCTAACTGCATACGTAAACACAGCTGCTCATGTGCATCTCAAAATTAAAGTCCCAAATTTTGAACAGGCTCTTACAGTGGTGAAAACTGACTGATCTCGCTAACCTAGCGCAATCCTTGCAACAGAAGCAAGACTTGAAGTTAAAATCCTGGAAAAGCGGTACTGTGAGGAGAGATGGGAAAGGAGTTTGTGGGGAGATCTTTAACCACACCAGCACCTGCCTTAAATATGTGTTGATGTGAGATAGGCGTTCACTTGAAATTGTCAACTTTTGCATccaatgaaaactgaaagactTGGAGTGAAATTATTTATGCCTCTTCAATTACAAAAACTGAGACAAGAAGAAACCctaaactaaacaaaaccaatccCCACAtcccaaaaaacccacctgttTTCATGTGGAAAGCTAGTTGCCTAGTAGGCATTTATCAGGGACTAATACCACTGGAGGAAATCAGTATTACATAAATCGTATGTGCATTTCTAAtagaaatgattttttaaatatttagcatAAATTTAAGAAGTTAAATTATGCATAATATGCAAATAATTTCATCCTTTTGTAAATGATGTTCCCACAGTTAATGATTAGAGAGCATCATGCAGTCTCTTGATTTTGAACAATTAAACCTTCCACGGCTGCGTCTATAGATAGATATTCCTTAAGCTCAGCAAGGGGACGGGAGTGCGCACTAGCACTTGGCTATGATCTCCTCCCTTTTTCTGATTACTTAAGAGGGCTGTTCAGGACAGAGTAGCAGCCTATATGAACACTATCAACCAGCTTGAACAAGTCAGATTATTTAATTAGCCCTATTAAGACGCTTCTATTTTTATAACTTATTTATGAGTGTTCTTGCTAAGCTTAGAAGGTCCAGCTTCAGATTTCAAAAAGTGTTTTCGGTTCATGTTGTTAATCTTGAGGGGTTTTATACTGTGACTCCACTACGTTTTCATCCTAAGGAAACACAAAGGGGCTCAGAAAAGCAGTTGAGTTGGGTAATACAATTCCGTGTTTCTGGCCGGCAGGTTTCAGGTGCAGGACATTTACCATGTCTGTGCGTGATGGACATTTGTTCAGTTTCCAAAATGTGTGTTGCATGCCTTTGCCTTAGACCATCAATAATCCAGAGGTTGGTTATTTCTTTTAACACCCATTTTGTTGAAGTGTTTTGGTTTCCCTGTGGGGCAGGAATGTTTCTTAGTTGTCACTTAAAGACTACCTTAAAATGAGTATCTTGCTTGATGTCCAGTGCTGGTAAAATGCGGGTGATGTTTGTTTTGAGCTAGATGCTCTGTCACTCTTAGAGAGATCCATGTTCTTTGTATGGTTTTAtctatagattttttttttttagagcaggaactattaaaattaaaccaaacacacatttaccaaaagaaaaaactttcaaaGCAACTGTGTCCAGAATCTGATACCTGTGTCGTGGTTGTACCTTCAGAGTGTTTCAAAGGGCTATAATTTCATCGCAAGGGTAGAACTCCTTCTCCACTACCTCCAAAATTAAgtacatttgcaaaaaaaagtgtaattttttcaCATCTGAATGCAGTCAGTGGGCTTTTCCTTTCTGGCTGAACCACTCTGGGCTAGTTTGGAAGAAGAAAGTCCCCAGTGactttatgcttttaaaaaaaacaaacaaaacttcatTGGTTCTAAGTGCTGGCTTGTGGCTTGAAGCTTTTGTTATGCTGGTATGAGTAAAGAAACAGTTAATTAAACAAAGATCAGTCACAAGGTGATGCTGAAACAATATATGGATTTGGAAGCAAGATTAAGGTGTTTTGGAAGCAGGGGGTATCCGTGTGAATTACGGTTCCATCCAAAAGTATCCCAAACAAACGTGGTTTGGATAAATCCAGGCAAATGGCATCTGCCAGCTCACATTTGAAGGTTTTATCCAATTTCAGCTGCAGGTGAATATGCAAAATTGCATTCTCTTACTTAGTAGAGAAGTCTATATACATGCTTTAGTGAGTTATGTcatcagtaaattattttaatagcaaataaGGCTTTATTACTTTTGCTCTTGCTTTATTGCATTTGCTGCTCTACATTCAATATGTACAGCATTGGCACAATATAGCTTGCATGCTAGCTAGTGCATTAGCAGAAGAAATGGTAACTGTGTTCCAAGACCGTAATACTTTGAATTTGGTACTGTTAAAgccaggagaaaacaaaaacaaaacaaaacaaacccccaaaaccaacaaaaaaccccaacaacacaaaaaacgacaacaacaaaaaccccaacagttgTTGCATTTGAGGCTGTTGTACAAAGCTAGGAAATAATAGCTTATAAATGAAGCAAATTCAGTTCTgactgaaaagacaaaattattatGGTTTCCAAAGTACCAGGTTTAGTTTTTGTGAGTCAGCTTTCAGGTAAAAACAGAACTGTGAGCAATTCAGGGtagcaatataaataaaaattaagaggtGATCCCCCGATAAAGAATGTAAAAGATACTTGGCATAGTATTTTAATATGGAGTATACCGATTAAATTAACCCTGCACAAAGGCTTagacaacactgaaaaaaaatccactccTCGCTTCACTATTAAATATTGAACCGTACATGAAATAACATGGAATTAGAAAATTACTTGAGATAAGTTTTATGTGGATTAATGTTATTTTGATAGATGTGTTGAGTAAACTGCTCAGTGTAGTAATCCGATTTCCCTATGTATATAACTGTCTAATAGAACAGATTTATGCATGGTGCTAGAGAGCACTGCATGCTGTAACTGCAGGCTATGGTAAGTAGAAGTCTTGAAGAGATGGGCGTGACATGGAGCAGAATAGAAATTTATGTAAgtatccaaaggaaaaaaaaacaacccagagtTTACTTTGAAAGCAGCCTTTCATTTGCCACATTCTTAGTATTATGCACATCACGTGAAAGTTGCTGTAGAACCTAAGGAAGATGTTATATGCATGGATGTGCCATTTCTTCCATCGACACCAACTGTGGCAGGAAGGCACCAGCTCTCCCTGCAAACCTGGCCGGGCGCTCTGCAGAAGACAGAATCCCTTGGCCAGGTTTTCACTCTTTCTAGTGCAGGTGAACTGGGAACAACTGGGCCAGCTTGTGGAAGTTGTTTTGGATTTGCATACTGCTACCTCACGGTACATAGATTTCACATGAAAAGTCCTCGTATTTAAGTTTCATATATAGTTATCTCCTCCTCAAATGGCGATGTTTTTATAGCCCGTATGTGACCTTTGTATGGCATCACCCGAGATGCACAGCAGATGTACCATTACCAGGCTGCCTGCGGCTCAGGTGCCTCGGCAGAGGCACAGGAGGGTACTCACCCAGCGTTATTTCATTATCCTTTTCACAACACAAATTTGGAGTCACCTAGGAGAGAGTTTTTCATGTAAATAGCTTGAAAATTCAGCAAAACCTATTTAATTTGTTACCAGAGACCTGATGGCAAAGAACTTGTAATCTATTGCCAGCGATCTAGCCATTAAATGTATCTCCCATATGAGGTCCCTATACGCTAGCTCGGATGAaaaccagctctgcctgctccatcTGTGGCGGTTTTTCTTTCCCGCGTACCACTCGGGAAGCCTTCTGCAGAAGAACGTGATGAGGCTCAATGTGCTCAGTCTTGGCTTTCTTGCCCTTCCCTAGATTTGCATCTGATGggaaaaagagagcaaaataGTCTTGTTTAGTGCATTGCACTGAGCGGAGCACACAGTTGTTCAGCGTAACGTGCCCCTTCCTGTCACTTTTGGCACAGTGGATCCGATCAGTGCTCTGTGTGAAGATGGGATTTGTTTGAGGTTGGGAGGGAAGCACAGCGCTGCTTCTCCATCTAGGACTCCTCCACTGCTCAGGAACTGCAGGAGGCGTTTTTGAAGGTGAGGCTGAGGAAGCAGTACTGTGGCACAGGGAGTTTGCAGAGGACTTTCCCTGGGCATATCTGGAAAATGAGGATGGAGAGAGCTGCGTATTACTGGACATTTTGGGTCTGCGCAGTTAGATGGGTTGCTGGCAGAGCTGTTGGCAGGCTGACTGCTGAAACCATCGGTCTCCGTGTTGGTCACTTTTTTCCTTGCGGTCTTCCATCCTTTACCACTTTTAGGGGAAAGGACAGGGCAAGAACCACTCAAGTTCTCTTAAAACAGAATTGCATTTGGTATACGTTTCTTCTTGTGTGAGATACTGTCcaaaatattaagtatttttctttatttgctgtttctgttgaaaaaaattgtatctcTGGGGGTTGTAACTCCAtgccttccctccctttcaTTGTTCACACACTTCGAAGTTatgaaaacttgttttccagTAATTAATAATGAAGAAATCCTGCAAGTGTAACACTGtcaaacagaacaaagaaaaaggtgaaGCTCATGACCTGCGAAGTAGTAGGTTCTGAATGGGTTTCCTATCAGTGCACTGCAGAGGTACAGCATTATTTTGAACTAATTTTTCAACTTTATTCATcaataaaaccagtatttttcttaGGTAAGTTATGTATGAAAAAgtgggtattttattttttccagggttttttgtgggttttttttttgtttggtattttttttagtttttaaaagcttgatACATGTAGCATTGGATCAAGGCACACACAGGACTGGCCAAAGGGCATACAAAGCACTTTGGTTTTTTAGTTGAAGAAACAAGTGATTATGGCAACAAAGAGCAGCTTGGGGGTTAAACATGAAACAGCCCATAGTTCAGTcggaaggcagaaaaagaaacatgttaCCTTACAGATTTATCAAGGAATTTCTGGAAAACTGCGACAGTAATGGGCAGTATTCCTGACTGTAATGGCAGTATACTGAATGCATACCTGTATACTGtttgagtttaaaaaaagttgtattcACCAATTGTCTGCTTACCTTTGTGACTAAAGTTTTTGAGACCTtgcttgtattattttttttttcctgctcttttttccttgtgaaactGCACTTTCAGCCCTCTTTTTGTTCAAAGCAGTTTCTAAGTGTTGTATCTGTCCTCCTGCCTTAGCTTCCCAAATGCCTGTGACCATACATCAACGTTTTCCCTGTAATAAGCAGACCTCTGGCTTTGATAACCACAAATCTATACCAAAACTGTATCTATCCTCTTGGTTTGTAGAGCCtagtgcattttttaaaatttcccttATTAGGAATTTGATTAGGCTTTCTTCCAGGGatcaattacttttttcacaCGTGTCAAAAGCTTCAGTCTCATGCATGTCATcaatttgattattttcttttaaattggaTTTTACCATCGTTGAATGGATATATCCAGACAGCTGATATTGCCCATTACTACACGCGTTTTTGTTTATTGAATATTGTTGTGGTTTACAGATTCAGCGGACCCAACATTTAAAGTTCTATGAGTTTTTGCAACCACTTCTTGATCTTCCTGATTTGCCAGGTTCAACATTATTTTATTGATACCAAAGTGAAAAATGGCCTGTGCTTACACTTACAAGGATCTCAGATGAATGTTCTGACTGCTCAACACGGCAAGAAAATTCACTTTCACAGTCAACAAGTCATCTTACTCAGTAGAACACAAAAGTTAAATGGTCTGTAACTTCAATATTAGCAAGGAAAATACAGTACAAATTactaaaaaatactaaaatatagAATTGTGGTCAGGTATCCCCACTACATTAATCGCAGCAGTAGCCTGAAATTtgaaacttttaataaaaagttcttaaatataaattatatggCAAATGTACAGTACATTGCTTTGTCAGTCTTTTACTCCAGTGTTTTGCAGTAGAACAGCAACTGTTAAGTCagtcttttcttgttttctttaaaaaacaaaacaaaaccaaaaaaaccaacaaaacccaaaccagtcttTCATGTCCTTCAGTATCATGAGTGTGAATGATCTGAATCTGGAATACCACTGTCTCTGTAGCTCCTGTTACTACTGCTTTCACTGTGGCTGTTCTTGTACAGATTCATGCCATTAGGTGGGAAAATGGTGTGTATTACAAATTCCTCCTTGGACACTTGGTCGTTGGTTATTGGTATCATCTGGAAAGAAGTCTCCCTGATTTCTAGGATGGAATTATCCTTCTTGGTTCCCGCTTCGGCGTAGTCATCTTTTCTCCGGCGTCCCTTGCTGTAGGCGCAGTTCCGGGAGAACAGGGACCCGTTTCTGTGGACGTACCAGCAGACCAGGGCTAGCAGCGCTATGGCCACCAGCGCCACCGCACCACCGATGATGGCAGCTAAGGGCAAGCTGGAGTTTTTGTAAGGTTCTTTCTCTTGCTCCCGATTGAGGGTGGTGGTAGGGTTGTACATTTTAAGAGGCGCTGTCTCAGTCTCGATGCATTCAGGCGTTTCGTCGGAGAGATAGGTGTTGCTGGTTTCCATGGGAACCATGCATACACGGTATGGCGATTCTGGTTCAAGAGCCGTGAGCAAATAGTCGTTTCTGTCGCCTGTAACTATCGTTTCGGTTATAGATCCAAAGGCGGGACTGTGACCCATCTTGAGCCAGCTCAGTCTTAAAGCAGTCATTGGCAGTGCAACTTTCCAGGAGATGTGAATAGTTTCCGTGCTTACGGATTTCACAAATATTGTAATGATTTTGCGTACTGGGCTTGCTGTGGTTCTGTAGTTTTTATTTAGGTTGGGAGTTTTGATGTCTGGTTGTTTGGTGACAGAAACTGGCCAGTGCCCCTGCGCTGGGTATAATGTGTTTGGTACCGCAGTAGTGATTTGGATGGTGCTTATCATGCCGTTGTCCTTACAATCAAATAGTTCTGCGTTGAGGTCTTTGATAGCCATTCCACGTACTTTTTCTGGTGCCTGACACATCAGTCCACGTACATTAACTTTTAAAGGCAACGACTGTAACCAGTCACGTACCCATTTCATTTTGCACCCACAGTGCCAAGGGTTGTTGCGAAGAAAAAGCTGAGTGATGTTGTCCAGATCATCAAAGACACCCTGAGGTAAATTGCTAAGATTGTTGTTGGACATATCTAGCCGATACAACTGCCTTAAGTAAGAGAAAGCATTGGGTGGCACACGGTTGATGTGGTTTTCTTGAAGATAAAGCCTTCTTAGGTTTGTTCCTGGCAAATTTACAGGTGCGGCTGTGAGCGAATTGCGGACCAACGACAGTTCTGTAAGATTGACAAGATTCATGAACACTTTGTCTCCTAATCCATGATTATTGAGAAGATTTCCGTCTAAAACAAGACGTTTTAGATTTGTAAGGTCTTGAAGGGACAGCTCTGAAATCGTGGAAATACGATTATCATCCAAGCGTAGCTCTTCTATCGTTTTAGGCAAACCCCAGGGAATGGTGCTAAGGTGATTTcgagagagaaaaagaagtctgagATAGATGTTGTCCCGGAAAGCTCCATCCTCGATGCTAACAGCGGAAACGGAATTATCATCCAAATGCAGTTCTTCCAGATAAGGAATTTGTGAAAGCGAATCATAAGTAATGGTCCTTATATTATTCTCCTGCAAATGCAGTTCCTTAACGTACTTAGGGAGGTTAGTGGGGAATTCATCTAGGCTGTTGTGGTATAAATATATTCTTTCCACCCTAAGCAAGTTCTTCAGTTCTGAAGGAATCCCagcattatttatttgattGTTCTGAAGGAAGAGGGTAGTAGCATCCTCTGGGATTCCTGTAGGAATAGACGTCAAATCGCGATCATTACAATATATGAAACCCACATCACAGCGACATACTGAAGGGCATGGTTTGGCACTAACAGAATAAGGTGCCATGTCAAGTAACAGCCCTATTTTAGTCCAAACTAGGAAGATGCTCCAGGTTACACTAATCATGGTCAGGAATGATGAGATTTGTATACAGTTCTGATCTTCAACaatctaaaaaaaccaaacaaacaaaattatccAGATCATCAGTGAAGAAACTGCAATGAAAATTCAACTTCAACATTACAGAAGACATCTGAAACACATGTATTATACCAAAACTCAAGCCCGTAGACAcgatttactttcttttccttacatcAGTAATTGTACCGCTTCATGTACTGATTCATTAATAGGTTACTGTGTATAGCAATTGAAAATGTACAATCAAGTATGTCTAATCTGTGAATTGTTTTGCTTAAGCAAGAAGGGTCTTTCTAAGGATTGCTTCACGTTTCACATGCAGAGACAATCTCTGTCTGCAGATACCACATAAATACAGAGCTGGAGTTAGACCACAGTTCAAGTAAATCATTCTGTATCTGAAAGATAAGAAGTGATTCCTAAGCCAGCTAACTGCCTCAGGAGCCCTTAAGTGAACTATAAACCCTTACCAAACCCACAAGTTTAGCGGTAGCTATTTTGCGGGTTCAAAGAAGTCCTAATGGCAAAGCATAAAATACAGTCAAAAGAGCAAGGGCCAGTTaaggacttttttccccaaggtcTTCAGTGCGCTCAACATCATATTGTGTATCCTACCACTTCTGCAGTCTACTTTTCTTGGGTTTTGAGCTGGAATGTTTAGAAAGGTAAAAGTTGTAATTGGTAGGTAGCTAAAACCTGATGTGTCCAGTAGAGCGATGGCTTTCTAGTTGACTGGATGGAATATTTCATTACATGCTTAATTTcatgtttaaatatttgtcaTTCTCAAAAGTCGTCTTACTAAGCAGTACACTAATAAGAGACTATTGGCAGGTTTAACCACATTTTCCCATCTTATTAGTTCAAACTGTGCAGGGTAGGATAATATAAATTAACTCTTGAGACTGGAATTGTACTTAGCATTGGTAGTGTGTTTGTATATTGAGCTCAAGCAATTAGcatttttatagcttttaaGACAACATAATTCAATTACCATTGTAATTAGGGTTGTGAGAACTTCTGCAAGATGACCTATGCATTAAGCGGTGTCATGACCTTTTCTCTTGTGGGTTCATTTATTAATTGAACTTTATTCTCTGAggcacaaaaaggaaaataaattaatattgatCCTACCGTATTTAAAGGTATGAGTAAATTTTGTGCTTGAGGATATCCAGTTAGGAATGCCTTGTGAGTCACTCTTACAGTTTACTCCATGgagctgtggttttttttttttttttcctcaacgGTGTTTACTCAGACGGTCCTTCTCGGTGGTGTGGGTTTCCTGGCTCCTGGCACGATACTCAATGAGCATTCCAACCAAGATTTATCATGGTACATAAGCACACCAGGCTGGGGCATAGAAAAGCTTCAGCTTGCCTCTGGTTTTGTCCTCATGTAAAGTCAGTGAATGAAGAGcctcttttgtttggtttaatgCCTTTAGCAGGAATTACTTTCTTTGTAACTCTTACAAACTCTTCTGTGCAGCGTAGTAGTCAGAGGTGGTAACTGCAGCGCTGCGTGATGGAAACTATTCATTATGCTGAGGCTTGAAGGATGGTAGCCTCTTCAGGAGGACAGGAATGGGGCTGCTTTTTCCTGTCCAGAATTATCCACGTGCAATCTTTGTACAGTAGCTACATCCTGATACATCCACACCTCCTTGACAGAACCATTTTCCGACTCTCACTTTTTAATGCTTCTTCCAAATTTGTAATGCAGGAAAGAATTCCTCTTGCGCTGCAAGAACGCAATTTACTCTACCGTAGAAATGTCAGGCAATTCAgatgattttcttcatttaaaaaaaaacccacaaaaatatgATCTGCTTCCCAGAAAAGTCCCCTTTTAAAGCTTCCCTTGAACTCTTAAATTCCTGCAAAggtaaaaacaaacacaaaaattgGAATTAATGACAACTAGTATTCAGTTGGGTTTTATACCCTATGTAACTCATGCTATGCTTATTGCATACATGACTagcacattttgttttcccaaagtattggtatttcagcaaaatacagagctgtttaagaaaaggttttgctggaactgtattttcctttctttcaattacaaaataaaagtaaaccTGAATTGACAGACAGCAACAAAGTATTCCTAAATGATGTTTCCCACCTGATTACAAATGCCAGTCCTGCCTCCTTGGAGGAGGCCAGAATGGTTGCTTGCTTTGTGTTCTTGGTAAACGAAGATAGATAATGGTCATCTCATGTAAAGACAGCAATTACCATTCGGTAGTTACTGGATGAAAGGGGAAATGtttttgctaaatatttcacatttgcaATGTGCTGATTCAGAATTGGGGACCAGCTAGGCATCTGTATCAACTCTTTGACAACTGATTCATATGTGAGTTTTGTCCATTAAATGTGCTTCGTTTGTGGTCTGAACTTCTAAGCTATTGTATCTGTCACTTTGCACAGTAGAATTGGTTATTAGACTGGCATTTAATCTGACTTTTCTAATTTCAACATAGTAACAGCcaagactgaaaatatttttcctcttacttGAATAACTGTAATTATTTGGTTATTTTTGGATGGTATTTTTAATCTGGGCTACTTCATGTCACTATTTTAGAAAGTATCCAGTGAGATATCAAGTCTGTGTTCCCTAAGAGCACCTAGTATGTCTGAAATAGAAGCGgttaaatctgaaattaaaatgtcctTAACGTTTACTTGCTTCTCTGTTTGGTGACTGCATGTTGTCCAGAGAACTGAGCACAGTCTCCAGAACTGAAATGCTAGGAAGAAACAGCATGCTGAGTAACGcttgctgagctgcctgcctcACGAGCTTAACCAGTAGCTTCTGGTCCGTTATAAAATATGAGACCTTAACAGACAGTCTCTGTTTTAAACTCTTGTGTCCCGCAATCTGAAGCAGATTCATCATGAAATAGATCAGTAATACTCCTATAGCAAGAGGATATACGCAGTGATACAAAATGACTGACATAGATACAAACTATGCCGCTCTTCTTCATAGAAAAATGttgaccattaaaaaaaacccaaacaaacaaacaacaacaaaaaaaaaaaaacgaaagCCCGGTGTGACTGTCTAGTGAGGGAATGGTAAAGTCTCTTCTCTCTTAATGCTGCTTTCAGACTCATCTGAGCTTTGTTTTTGACccttgttttctgcagttctctAATGAAAATAGTAATTTAGAATAAGTGACCCCCACTGTGGCATAAGGAAGTATTTTAACgtatgttttatttatgggGAAAACTCAATCTGCGTGGCTACATATTAGAATATAAGGGAATGCATATTTTTGATAGCTTATGTAATTTGGGCAAATTATGCAATCATCAGACAGTGGAACAAAAAGGCTTCGTGTTCTTCCAGTGTGCAGTTTTCTTGGTCTTATTACTGAAGTGTTTGAGAAAGAAGTCCAGGCTCTATTCctgaaactttgaaataaacagTTGTTTAACAGCTGTAGAAAAAATGGTATCTCTTAGGAACTAATCTGAAGTTGTGATAGAACATAGTTTCTGGAAGTATATTGTAAAGTGGGAATATAAATTGCTTAGTTAGGCCTTCGAAGGTTACAATAACTtttaagtacttaaaaaaaaccaagcaaacaaatttTCTTTAGATTCTTTAGACCTGTAAAAACCATGTTAGTATTAAGCAAAACAGAGGCTCTAGTATGCATACATTATAGATATATACATCTATGAGAAAGGAAGTTCATTTGTTTTACCTTTCTAGCATATAAACTGTTTCCTCTTTGCTCCATTTGATAATCATTCCTTCATTTATTGCCGCTATTATAATAGCAGTAATGTGTAGGATTGAAATGAAAGCACTAAAGCTCATTAAGttcttggaatttttttatCCCTTCTCTCAAAATTACATGAtaacaagagagagaaaaataaaagcaggtcTCTTTGGAGAAGATGACACTGTTTCAAAAATGTGGATTAAGACTATACCCCCCACTCCCTTTTCTAAACTTAGAATAGTTTTCTTCAGGTCTTGATTGTTTGGTATCTCACACTTCCCTTTTATATCTCAAGCCATAgctgaaaacaatgtttttgcATATCAAAGGCTCCAGTGATCTGTCTTCAGAGAAGAAGGGAATCCTGCTGCCATGCTCCAACCTTCCCCTTCTTGAGCTGTCTCTAAATATTCCCTGACATCAAGTCATTATAGCTGATCCGgcaggatgaaaagaaaaagtgaccCCCACTGGCACAGACACTGTGTCCAGGTTTCTGCAACATCAAATTGGGAGGCTTCATGGACACATGGTTCTGAAAGAAGTCATTACTTTTGAGCAGAGCAGATTTTAGGAAGTGTGtgctaaatttaatttttaaatgcaaaaatgatGGAGAGGGGAGGTTTGGTAAGAAATGTCAGAACAactgagcagcagcttttttgCTTATCTTTATTCCAAGTTGAATGTTTTCATGAACTTTGCTGAACTACATGGTTAAATTACTTTTCCCTGGACATTGTGTAAGCAAGCATATTACTACAGATAGCGGTAACGCCTGAGCCTTGCACGAGTATTTATTGCTGTGGTACAGCTAAGCAGGGGgacatcttattttaaaatattcaaagtaaTTTGCACTATACAGTGGTGTTCTTTGgcatatttttcttgtatttactATGGGGTGTGGAGTCCTGCTGCACTCCCTGTCAAtagcaaaaaaaagagaaaaaaataaaaattgtatacTTGAAAAGTTTGGACTTTTCCTGCAAATGGTGCCAgggaaatcttttctttctaagctgtgataaaatgtgaataaaataaagacCTGCCTCACTC
Above is a genomic segment from Falco naumanni isolate bFalNau1 chromosome 12, bFalNau1.pat, whole genome shotgun sequence containing:
- the FLRT3 gene encoding leucine-rich repeat transmembrane protein FLRT3 — encoded protein: MISVTWSIFLVWTKIGLLLDMAPYSVSAKPCPSVCRCDVGFIYCNDRDLTSIPTGIPEDATTLFLQNNQINNAGIPSELKNLLRVERIYLYHNSLDEFPTNLPKYVKELHLQENNIRTITYDSLSQIPYLEELHLDDNSVSAVSIEDGAFRDNIYLRLLFLSRNHLSTIPWGLPKTIEELRLDDNRISTISELSLQDLTNLKRLVLDGNLLNNHGLGDKVFMNLVNLTELSLVRNSLTAAPVNLPGTNLRRLYLQENHINRVPPNAFSYLRQLYRLDMSNNNLSNLPQGVFDDLDNITQLFLRNNPWHCGCKMKWVRDWLQSLPLKVNVRGLMCQAPEKVRGMAIKDLNAELFDCKDNGMISTIQITTAVPNTLYPAQGHWPVSVTKQPDIKTPNLNKNYRTTASPVRKIITIFVKSVSTETIHISWKVALPMTALRLSWLKMGHSPAFGSITETIVTGDRNDYLLTALEPESPYRVCMVPMETSNTYLSDETPECIETETAPLKMYNPTTTLNREQEKEPYKNSSLPLAAIIGGAVALVAIALLALVCWYVHRNGSLFSRNCAYSKGRRRKDDYAEAGTKKDNSILEIRETSFQMIPITNDQVSKEEFVIHTIFPPNGMNLYKNSHSESSSNRSYRDSGIPDSDHSHS